Proteins encoded together in one Mycobacterium sp. MS1601 window:
- a CDS encoding MCE family protein, producing MTAPGQVTSPPNTQRTPPYKLAGLVLLVVVAVVATMVYIQFRGGFADNTKLTLVSNRAGLVMDPGSKVTYNGVEIGRVAKVAPLEQDGTTKAQLTLDVDPRYIDLIPANVNADIQATTVFGNKYVSFTSPDNPSAARITSADVIDVSNVTTEFNTLFETITSISEQVDPVKLNLTLSATAEALTGLGDKFGESLVRGNTVLDNINPRMPQIRYDVQRLADLGEVYTSAAPDLFDSLDNAVTTARTFNEQRGDLDAALLAAVGFGNTGADVFERGGPFLVRGAEDLVTTARTLDEYSPALFCTVRNYATIAPKAAAALGGNGYSLNTNTTFLGAENPYVYPDNLPRVNAKGGPGGAPGCWQEITRELWPAPYLVMDTGASIAPYNHFELGQPILTEYVWGRQVGENTINP from the coding sequence ATGACCGCACCCGGGCAGGTCACCTCGCCACCCAATACCCAGCGCACCCCGCCCTACAAGTTGGCGGGGCTGGTGCTGCTGGTCGTCGTGGCCGTGGTGGCCACCATGGTCTACATCCAATTCCGCGGCGGCTTCGCCGACAACACCAAACTCACGCTGGTCTCCAATCGTGCAGGCCTGGTGATGGACCCGGGTTCCAAGGTCACCTACAACGGGGTCGAGATCGGCCGGGTCGCCAAGGTGGCCCCGCTGGAGCAGGACGGCACCACCAAGGCGCAGCTCACTCTCGACGTCGACCCCCGCTACATCGACCTGATCCCTGCCAACGTCAACGCCGACATCCAGGCCACCACGGTGTTCGGCAACAAGTACGTGTCGTTCACCTCGCCGGACAATCCCAGCGCCGCACGGATCACCTCCGCCGACGTGATCGACGTGTCCAATGTGACAACAGAATTCAACACCCTGTTCGAGACGATCACCTCCATCTCCGAGCAGGTGGACCCGGTGAAACTGAACCTCACCCTGTCGGCCACCGCCGAGGCGCTGACCGGGTTGGGCGACAAGTTCGGTGAGTCACTGGTCCGCGGCAACACCGTCCTGGACAACATCAACCCGCGCATGCCGCAGATCCGTTACGACGTGCAGCGACTGGCCGACCTCGGTGAGGTCTACACCTCTGCCGCGCCGGACCTGTTCGACTCGCTGGACAACGCGGTCACGACGGCCCGAACCTTCAACGAGCAACGTGGCGACCTGGATGCCGCCCTGCTGGCGGCGGTCGGTTTCGGCAACACCGGCGCCGATGTCTTCGAGCGTGGCGGACCATTCCTGGTGCGCGGTGCCGAGGACCTGGTGACCACCGCCCGAACTCTGGACGAGTACAGCCCGGCGCTGTTCTGCACGGTCCGCAACTACGCCACCATCGCGCCCAAAGCGGCTGCTGCACTTGGTGGTAACGGCTACTCGCTGAACACCAACACCACGTTCCTGGGGGCGGAGAATCCCTACGTCTACCCCGACAACCTGCCGCGCGTGAATGCCAAGGGCGGCCCCGGCGGTGCCCCGGGCTGCTGGCAGGAGATCACCCGGGAGCTCTGGCCCGCACCGTATCTGGTGATGGACACCGGAGCCTCGATCGCGCCGTACAACCACTTCGAACTGGGCCAACCGATCCTCACCGAGTACGTCTGGGGCCGCCAAGTCGGGGAGAACACGATCAACCCATGA
- a CDS encoding virulence factor Mce family protein: MKITGTAIKLGAFSLVLLMFTGVIIVVFGQIRFDRTSGYSAEFANASGLRAGQFVRASGVEVGKVSKVELIDGGQRVRVDFDVDRTLPLYQSTTAQIRYQDLIGNRYLELQRGQGEGSDRMLPPGGFIPLARTTPALDLDALIGGFKPLFRALDPDKVNNIAQSIITVFQGQGGTINDILDQTTQLTNALADRDQAIGEVITNLNTVLATTVKHQKEFDQTVNDFEVLITGLKNRADPLADSVADISNAAGTLGDLLADNRPVLHDTIGHLETIQQPLIDQQAQLEDTLVKLPNALKIIGRAGGVYGDFFNFYLCDLNLKLNGLQPGGPVRTIKVFTQPTGRCTPQ, encoded by the coding sequence ATGAAAATCACCGGAACCGCGATCAAACTGGGTGCCTTCTCGCTGGTGCTCCTGATGTTCACCGGCGTGATCATCGTCGTGTTCGGCCAGATCCGCTTCGACCGCACCTCGGGATACTCAGCGGAGTTCGCCAACGCCAGCGGCTTGCGAGCCGGGCAGTTCGTGCGCGCCTCGGGCGTCGAGGTCGGAAAAGTGTCCAAGGTGGAGCTGATCGACGGCGGCCAGCGCGTGCGGGTCGACTTCGACGTGGACCGCACCCTGCCGCTGTACCAGTCCACCACCGCGCAGATTCGCTACCAGGATCTGATCGGCAACCGCTACCTCGAGTTGCAGCGCGGTCAAGGCGAGGGCTCTGACCGGATGCTGCCTCCGGGAGGCTTCATCCCGCTGGCGCGAACCACTCCGGCGCTGGATCTCGACGCGTTGATCGGCGGATTCAAGCCTCTGTTCCGGGCGCTGGATCCCGACAAGGTGAACAACATCGCGCAGTCCATCATCACGGTGTTCCAGGGTCAGGGCGGCACCATCAACGACATCCTGGACCAGACAACACAACTGACCAATGCACTGGCCGACCGGGACCAGGCCATCGGTGAGGTGATCACCAACCTGAACACCGTGCTGGCCACCACGGTCAAACACCAGAAGGAATTCGACCAGACGGTCAACGATTTCGAGGTGCTGATCACCGGGCTGAAAAACCGTGCCGACCCGCTGGCCGATTCGGTGGCTGACATCAGCAATGCCGCAGGCACACTGGGAGATCTACTGGCAGACAACCGCCCGGTGCTGCATGACACGATCGGTCATCTGGAGACCATCCAGCAGCCACTGATCGACCAGCAGGCCCAGCTGGAGGACACGCTGGTCAAGCTGCCCAATGCTTTGAAGATCATCGGCCGCGCCGGTGGTGTCTACGGCGACTTCTTCAATTTCTATCTCTGCGACCTGAACCTGAAACTCAACGGGCTGCAGCCCGGCGGCCCGGTCCGCACGATCAAGGTGTTCACCCAGCCGACGGGTAGGTGTACCCCACAGTGA
- a CDS encoding virulence factor Mce family protein — MRSIEGSNRIHSGILGIVILVLIVGVGQSLTSVPMLFAQPTYYGLFTDSGGLNTGDKVRIAGMDVGTVDSVVIDGDHVRMGFSLGGNQIGTESRLAIRTDTILGKKVLEIEPRGNEILRASGELPIGQSTTPYQIYDAFFDVTKAAGGWDIQTVKQSLNVLSETIDQTYPHLSAALDGVARFSDTIGKRDEQFKQLLANANKVAGVLGDRSEQINQLLLNSRTLLAAINERSQAVNYLLENVSLVSRQFQGLINDNPNLNKALEQLQTVSAILERHKFDLAESLSTLSKFTASLAEAIGSGPYFKVIIINLLPGQAVQPFIDAAFKKRGIDPEQFWRNAGLPAFQFPDPNGQRQPNGAPPPAPQVVEGTPDFPGPAVPKGSPCSYTPPADGIPSPADPLPCADLTVGPFGDNPYGPNYGPPVGVQTSAPNPDAPPPAPGVPAANEPGGLVPTVPGIPAPPLAPGPPGARTVPVGPPPGPGPAPVPVPPVGPGPAPVPGPGQQLSPNTVAPLPGNPPFIIPSTTPDAVGNR; from the coding sequence GTGAGATCCATCGAAGGATCCAACCGGATCCACAGTGGCATCCTGGGCATCGTCATCCTGGTGCTCATCGTCGGTGTGGGACAGAGCCTCACCAGCGTGCCGATGCTGTTCGCCCAGCCCACCTACTATGGTCTGTTCACCGACTCCGGCGGCCTCAACACCGGTGACAAGGTGCGTATCGCCGGCATGGACGTGGGCACGGTGGACAGCGTGGTCATCGACGGAGACCACGTCAGGATGGGTTTCTCGTTGGGCGGCAACCAGATCGGTACCGAATCCCGGCTGGCCATCCGCACCGACACCATCCTGGGCAAGAAGGTCCTGGAGATCGAGCCCCGCGGCAACGAGATACTGCGCGCCTCCGGCGAGCTGCCCATCGGGCAGAGCACCACGCCGTACCAGATCTACGACGCCTTCTTCGATGTCACCAAAGCCGCAGGGGGATGGGATATCCAGACGGTCAAGCAGTCGCTGAATGTGCTCAGCGAAACCATTGACCAGACCTACCCACACCTGAGCGCCGCCCTGGACGGAGTGGCCCGCTTCTCCGACACCATCGGCAAGCGTGACGAGCAGTTCAAACAATTGCTGGCCAATGCCAACAAAGTGGCCGGTGTGCTCGGCGACCGCAGCGAGCAGATCAACCAGCTGCTGCTGAACTCTCGGACGCTGCTGGCCGCGATCAACGAGCGCAGCCAGGCGGTGAACTATCTGTTGGAGAACGTGTCGCTGGTCTCGCGTCAGTTCCAGGGACTGATCAACGACAACCCCAACCTGAACAAGGCTCTCGAACAGCTGCAGACTGTCAGCGCCATCCTCGAGCGGCACAAATTCGACCTGGCCGAGTCACTGAGCACCCTGAGTAAGTTCACCGCATCGCTGGCCGAGGCCATCGGCTCCGGGCCGTATTTCAAGGTGATCATCATCAACCTGCTGCCGGGTCAGGCTGTCCAGCCGTTCATCGACGCCGCGTTCAAGAAGCGCGGCATCGACCCCGAACAATTCTGGCGCAACGCCGGGCTGCCGGCCTTCCAGTTCCCGGACCCCAACGGGCAACGCCAGCCCAATGGTGCACCGCCGCCTGCTCCGCAGGTGGTGGAAGGCACGCCGGACTTCCCGGGACCGGCGGTGCCCAAGGGCTCGCCGTGCTCGTACACCCCACCCGCGGACGGGATTCCGTCGCCGGCAGACCCGTTGCCGTGTGCCGATCTGACCGTCGGTCCGTTCGGCGACAACCCGTACGGGCCCAACTACGGTCCTCCGGTGGGTGTCCAGACCTCGGCGCCCAATCCCGACGCCCCGCCGCCGGCACCGGGTGTGCCTGCGGCCAATGAGCCCGGCGGACTGGTGCCGACGGTACCGGGGATCCCCGCTCCGCCGCTGGCGCCGGGTCCGCCCGGAGCGCGCACCGTCCCGGTCGGGCCGCCACCGGGACCAGGGCCCGCTCCGGTGCCGGTGCCGCCGGTGGGGCCGGGCCCCGCGCCGGTACCCGGTCCGGGACAGCAACTCTCACCCAACACGGTGGCACCGTTGCCCGGCAATCCGCCGTTCATCATCCCGTCCACCACACCTGACGCCGTAGGGAACCGGTAG
- a CDS encoding virulence factor Mce family protein — protein MTTIFNVRKMKLPRMSRAAVIIGALVVVLALVGAVAGWQLYKKLTYNTVVAYFPQALALYPGDKVQIMGVRVGSIDSIEPAGDRMKVTFSYENKYKVPADATASILNPSLVASRTIQLSPAYTGGPVLENNAEIPLERTQVPVEWDDLRNQITDIVSQLGPTPEQPKGPFGDVIESFADGLAGKGEQINTTLNALSESVTALNQGRGDFFAVAKSLALFVNALHRSDQQFVELNDNLAEFTNSFTNSDQELATALQDIDGLLTTAQQFINDNGSELSTSINNLASTTNAILQPEPRDGLETALHVFPNLAANLVNIYEPTNGSLTAIPVVASFANPMQFICSSIQAGSRLGYQESAELCAQYLAPVLDAIKFNFPPFGVNQFSTAATLPKYVAYSEPRLQPPPGYKDTTVPGVWSRDTLFSHGNHEPGWIVAPGMQGLQVQQLTKNMLTPDSLAALMGGPDPVSYPPGGPRGGAVPNAYDQNNPLPPPWYPQPGPPPPPAPDVIPGPLPLSQQVPAPGGPPPAPAPSGPPLPAEVGAR, from the coding sequence ATGACGACAATCTTCAACGTGCGAAAGATGAAGCTGCCGCGGATGTCTCGCGCAGCGGTGATCATCGGCGCACTGGTGGTCGTGCTCGCGCTGGTGGGTGCCGTCGCCGGATGGCAGCTCTACAAGAAGCTGACCTACAACACAGTGGTCGCCTACTTCCCGCAGGCGCTGGCGCTGTATCCCGGTGACAAGGTGCAGATCATGGGCGTCCGGGTCGGGTCGATCGACAGCATCGAACCGGCCGGAGACCGGATGAAAGTCACCTTCAGCTACGAGAACAAGTACAAGGTGCCCGCCGACGCCACCGCCTCGATCCTGAACCCCAGCCTGGTCGCGTCGCGCACCATCCAGTTGTCCCCGGCCTACACCGGAGGTCCGGTGCTGGAGAACAACGCCGAGATTCCGTTGGAGCGCACCCAGGTTCCGGTGGAATGGGACGACCTGCGCAACCAGATCACCGATATCGTCTCGCAGCTGGGCCCCACACCTGAACAGCCCAAGGGTCCGTTCGGCGACGTCATCGAGTCGTTCGCGGACGGACTGGCCGGCAAGGGCGAGCAGATCAACACCACCTTGAACGCACTGTCGGAATCCGTCACCGCGCTCAACCAGGGCCGCGGCGACTTCTTCGCCGTGGCCAAGAGCCTGGCGCTGTTCGTCAACGCCCTGCATCGCAGCGACCAGCAGTTCGTCGAGCTCAACGACAACCTGGCCGAGTTCACCAACTCGTTCACCAACAGTGATCAGGAACTGGCCACCGCACTGCAGGACATCGACGGGTTGCTCACCACCGCACAGCAATTCATCAACGACAACGGCTCAGAGCTGTCCACCAGCATCAACAATCTGGCCAGCACCACCAATGCGATCCTGCAGCCTGAACCGCGCGACGGCCTCGAAACCGCGTTGCACGTCTTCCCGAACCTGGCGGCCAACCTGGTCAACATCTACGAGCCCACCAACGGTTCGCTGACGGCCATCCCGGTGGTGGCCAGCTTCGCCAATCCGATGCAGTTCATCTGCAGCTCGATCCAGGCGGGCAGCCGGCTCGGCTACCAGGAGTCGGCGGAGTTGTGTGCCCAGTACCTGGCACCGGTTCTGGATGCCATCAAGTTCAATTTCCCGCCCTTCGGAGTCAACCAGTTCTCCACGGCGGCAACGCTGCCCAAGTACGTGGCGTACTCCGAGCCGCGACTGCAGCCGCCCCCTGGCTACAAGGACACCACCGTGCCCGGTGTGTGGTCGCGCGACACCTTGTTCAGCCACGGCAATCACGAGCCGGGGTGGATCGTGGCGCCCGGCATGCAGGGCCTGCAGGTCCAGCAGTTGACCAAGAACATGCTGACACCGGACTCGCTGGCCGCGTTGATGGGTGGTCCGGACCCGGTGAGTTACCCGCCCGGTGGTCCGCGCGGTGGTGCGGTGCCCAATGCCTATGACCAGAACAACCCGTTGCCGCCGCCGTGGTACCCGCAGCCCGGACCGCCGCCACCACCGGCGCCGGACGTGATCCCCGGCCCGCTGCCACTGTCGCAGCAGGTCCCGGCTCCCGGTGGCCCACCGCCCGCGCCCGCCCCGTCGGGGCCACCGCTACCCGCCGAAGTGGGTGCCCGATGA
- a CDS encoding virulence factor Mce family protein has product MLTRKAAWRTLVLSVTAMVLASCGWKGVANVPLPGGPGTGGDTMTVYVQMPDTLALNVNSRVRVADVYVGSVRKIELVNWVATLTLDIDSSVQLPENATARIGQTSLLGTQHVELAAPQDNSSSQPLRNGDTIPLADSSAYPTTERTLASIATVLRGGGIPNLEVIQTEVNNILDGNAEQVRAFLGKLDVFTEQLNAQREDLTRAIDTTNELLSIVAARNDTLDRVLTEFPPLIKYFADQRDLFADAVTALGRFSAATDQYLSAARGDLETNLQLLQRPLKQLGRASPYLAGALTFMLTAPFPIDNVPKVVRGDYINTSATFDLTLSTLDNAFLTGTGFSGALRALEQAWGRDPNQMIPDVRFTPSPNSVPGGPLVERGE; this is encoded by the coding sequence ATGCTCACCCGAAAGGCCGCTTGGCGCACCCTGGTGCTGTCCGTCACCGCCATGGTGTTGGCCTCCTGCGGGTGGAAGGGTGTGGCCAACGTGCCGCTGCCCGGCGGACCGGGCACCGGCGGCGACACCATGACCGTCTACGTGCAGATGCCGGACACATTGGCGCTCAACGTCAACAGCAGGGTGCGGGTGGCCGACGTCTACGTCGGCTCGGTGCGCAAGATCGAGCTGGTCAACTGGGTGGCCACCCTGACGCTGGACATCGACTCGAGTGTGCAGCTGCCCGAGAATGCCACCGCCCGAATCGGCCAGACCAGCCTGCTGGGCACCCAGCATGTGGAACTGGCAGCGCCGCAGGATAATTCGTCGTCTCAACCGCTGCGCAACGGTGACACCATCCCGCTGGCCGACAGTTCGGCCTATCCCACCACCGAACGCACGCTGGCCAGCATCGCCACGGTGCTGCGCGGCGGCGGAATCCCGAACCTCGAGGTGATCCAGACCGAGGTCAACAACATCCTCGACGGCAACGCCGAGCAGGTGCGGGCCTTTCTCGGCAAGCTCGACGTGTTCACCGAGCAGCTCAACGCCCAGCGTGAGGATCTCACCCGGGCCATCGACACCACCAACGAACTGCTGTCCATCGTTGCCGCCCGCAACGACACCTTGGACCGAGTACTGACCGAGTTCCCGCCGCTGATCAAGTATTTCGCCGACCAGCGGGACCTGTTCGCCGACGCGGTGACGGCGCTGGGCCGGTTCAGCGCAGCCACCGACCAATACCTGTCGGCGGCCCGCGGTGACCTCGAGACCAACCTGCAGCTGTTGCAGCGGCCGCTCAAGCAGCTGGGCCGGGCTTCGCCGTACCTGGCCGGAGCGCTGACGTTCATGCTCACCGCACCGTTCCCCATAGACAACGTGCCGAAGGTGGTGCGCGGTGACTACATCAACACCTCGGCGACGTTCGACCTCACGCTGAGCACGCTGGACAACGCGTTCCTGACCGGCACCGGTTTCTCCGGTGCGCTACGGGCGCTGGAGCAGGCGTGGGGTCGCGACCCCAATCAGATGATCCCGGATGTGCGCTTCACCCCGAGCCCCAACTCGGTGCCCGGTGGTCCGTTGGTGGAGCGAGGTGAATAG
- a CDS encoding MCE family protein: MLTRFIRIQLALFTALTVIALTALGWYYLRLPSMAGVGQYTLHADLPASGGLYRTANVTYRGITIGKVTEVEPTESGARATMSIEDRYKIPVDASANVHSVSAIGEQYLDLVSDSTSEQYLSPGQTITEGTVPREIGPALDAADQGLAVLPKEKISGLLDETAMAVGGLGPALQRLVDGTQAIVTDFDANIGDINDIIDNSAPIIDSQVNSGEAIGQWAANLNSITAQAAQQDQTLRSGLSKAAPTADQVTAVFSDVQEALPQTLANLSIVLDMLKRYNKGLEQTLVILPQGASVAQAVAAPFENAAALNFSLTINQPPPCLTGFLPASEWRSPADTSTAPLPSGMYCKIPKDTPANVVRGARNYPCVDVPGKTAATPRECRSDEPYVPLGSNPWYGDPNQLLNCPAPGARCDQPVNPGRVIPAPSVNNGMNPLPADRLPPPPPITSDPLTPPGSGSVQCSGQQPNPCIYTPAPAPASAVYNPQAGEVVGPDGVKYSVSNSTNTGEEGWKEMLAPAG; encoded by the coding sequence ATGCTGACCCGTTTCATCCGAATTCAGTTGGCACTGTTCACCGCGCTGACGGTCATCGCACTGACCGCACTGGGTTGGTACTACCTGCGCCTGCCCAGCATGGCTGGGGTGGGTCAGTACACGCTGCACGCGGACCTGCCCGCCTCCGGTGGTCTGTACCGCACCGCCAACGTCACCTATCGCGGCATCACCATCGGCAAGGTCACCGAGGTGGAGCCCACCGAGTCGGGCGCAAGGGCCACGATGAGCATCGAGGACCGCTACAAGATCCCGGTGGACGCCTCGGCCAACGTGCACTCGGTCTCGGCCATCGGCGAGCAGTATCTGGACCTGGTGTCCGACAGCACCTCCGAGCAATACCTCTCGCCCGGCCAGACCATCACCGAAGGCACCGTGCCACGGGAGATCGGTCCCGCGCTCGATGCCGCCGATCAGGGCCTGGCAGTGCTGCCCAAGGAGAAGATCTCCGGGCTGCTCGACGAAACCGCCATGGCGGTGGGCGGTCTCGGCCCTGCGTTGCAGCGTCTGGTGGACGGTACGCAGGCCATCGTCACCGACTTCGACGCCAACATCGGTGACATCAACGACATCATCGACAACTCCGCGCCCATCATCGACAGTCAGGTGAATTCGGGGGAGGCCATCGGGCAGTGGGCGGCGAACCTGAACAGCATCACCGCCCAGGCCGCGCAGCAGGATCAGACCCTGCGCAGCGGATTGTCGAAGGCGGCGCCGACGGCCGACCAGGTGACGGCGGTGTTCAGCGATGTGCAGGAAGCGCTTCCGCAGACGCTGGCCAACCTGTCGATCGTGCTGGACATGCTCAAGCGCTACAACAAGGGCCTCGAGCAGACGCTGGTGATCCTGCCGCAGGGCGCCTCGGTGGCCCAAGCGGTGGCCGCGCCGTTCGAGAACGCCGCGGCGCTGAACTTCAGTCTGACGATCAACCAGCCGCCGCCATGCCTGACCGGGTTCCTGCCGGCCAGTGAATGGCGTTCGCCGGCGGACACCAGCACCGCGCCGCTGCCGAGCGGGATGTACTGCAAGATCCCGAAGGACACCCCGGCCAACGTGGTCCGTGGTGCGCGCAACTATCCGTGCGTCGACGTGCCCGGTAAGACCGCCGCCACACCACGGGAGTGCCGCAGCGACGAGCCGTACGTGCCGCTGGGATCCAACCCCTGGTACGGCGATCCGAACCAGCTGCTGAACTGCCCGGCACCGGGCGCACGGTGTGACCAGCCGGTGAATCCGGGGCGGGTGATCCCGGCTCCGTCGGTCAACAACGGGATGAACCCGCTGCCCGCTGACAGGCTGCCGCCACCTCCGCCGATCACCAGTGATCCGTTGACCCCGCCGGGCAGCGGTAGCGTGCAGTGCAGCGGGCAGCAACCCAACCCGTGCATCTACACGCCGGCGCCGGCGCCGGCCTCGGCGGTCTACAACCCGCAGGCCGGCGAGGTGGTGGGCCCCGACGGGGTGAAGTACTCGGTGAGCAATTCGACGAACACAGGAGAAGAGGGATGGAAGGAGATGCTGGCACCGGCCGGCTGA
- a CDS encoding RDD family protein, which produces MTAVLDEATDTGTATVITYGSWPARAGAFVMDVVLGVLTVATLVLVAWSTAQRSMLWWVCVLIAGLVLLAVVVNRWLLPALTGWSLGRAVVGLRVVRADGSGCKHWRLLFRDLAHLLDTAAVFVGWLWPLWDSRRRTWADLLTGTEVRRTEDRPQRAGRLAAAAAAAAAGAAAVAVAAAAAGYVVVYQADLRVAQAREQLAVQGPKLVEGMLSYDVPTLAEDFERAAGLVTDGYREQLTAQQDAIKASGATANEYWTANSAVLTNTADRGTMLLALQGQRGVPPEQRFITATVRVDFEKTDGQWRIAGLTVLASPQRAPQ; this is translated from the coding sequence GTGACCGCGGTGCTGGACGAGGCGACGGACACCGGAACCGCCACGGTGATCACCTACGGCAGCTGGCCGGCTCGTGCCGGAGCGTTCGTGATGGACGTCGTCCTCGGTGTTCTCACGGTGGCGACGCTGGTGCTGGTGGCCTGGTCCACGGCGCAACGCAGCATGCTCTGGTGGGTATGCGTGCTCATTGCCGGCTTGGTGCTGTTGGCGGTTGTGGTCAACCGGTGGCTGCTGCCCGCGCTGACGGGCTGGAGTCTGGGCCGGGCTGTGGTCGGGCTGCGAGTGGTCCGCGCCGACGGCAGTGGTTGCAAGCACTGGCGGCTGCTGTTCCGGGACCTCGCGCACCTGCTGGACACCGCTGCGGTCTTCGTGGGATGGCTGTGGCCGCTGTGGGATTCGCGAAGGCGCACCTGGGCGGATCTGCTGACCGGCACCGAAGTGCGCCGCACTGAGGACCGCCCGCAGCGGGCAGGCCGGCTGGCGGCAGCGGCGGCGGCGGCGGCGGCGGGCGCAGCCGCGGTGGCGGTGGCGGCGGCAGCGGCCGGTTATGTGGTTGTCTACCAAGCGGATCTGCGGGTGGCCCAGGCGCGCGAACAGCTGGCCGTCCAAGGTCCCAAGCTCGTCGAAGGCATGCTGAGCTACGACGTGCCTACGCTGGCAGAGGATTTCGAGCGGGCTGCGGGATTGGTGACAGATGGTTACCGCGAGCAGTTGACGGCCCAGCAGGACGCCATCAAAGCATCGGGGGCGACGGCCAACGAGTACTGGACCGCCAACAGCGCGGTCCTGACCAATACCGCCGATCGCGGCACCATGCTGTTGGCTCTGCAGGGCCAGCGCGGTGTGCCGCCGGAACAACGGTTCATCACCGCCACGGTTAGGGTGGACTTCGAGAAAACCGACGGCCAGTGGCGGATCGCGGGGTTGACGGTGCTGGCCAGCCCTCAGCGAGCGCCGCAATGA
- a CDS encoding mammalian cell entry protein — translation MSPRKRVGAAEGFSERPPLRRRRIGLAVLVSSAVVVIVAALAASALLLVTHEEHRRAAVRDVAVIGYVRSFMTQYTSPDPMRANDYADGVLAQATGQLAQMYQERMNEIVVQVAQAEPTTGTVLDAGVERWNDDGSADVVVATKTVTTFPDGRTFEDGSRWVATAIEEGGQWKISNLLQVI, via the coding sequence ATGAGCCCGAGGAAGCGGGTCGGGGCAGCCGAAGGCTTCAGCGAGCGGCCACCTCTGCGGCGGCGCCGGATCGGCCTGGCGGTGCTGGTCTCCTCGGCGGTGGTGGTGATCGTTGCCGCCCTGGCTGCCAGTGCGCTGCTGCTGGTCACTCACGAGGAACATCGGCGCGCGGCTGTCCGCGATGTTGCGGTGATCGGTTACGTGCGGTCATTCATGACGCAGTACACCTCGCCGGATCCCATGCGTGCCAATGACTATGCCGACGGTGTGCTGGCCCAGGCCACCGGGCAGTTGGCGCAGATGTACCAGGAGCGGATGAACGAGATCGTCGTGCAGGTGGCGCAGGCCGAGCCCACAACGGGCACCGTGCTCGACGCGGGTGTGGAGCGCTGGAACGATGATGGCAGCGCCGACGTGGTGGTGGCCACCAAAACGGTGACGACGTTCCCGGACGGTAGGACGTTCGAGGACGGTTCCCGCTGGGTGGCCACCGCGATCGAGGAAGGAGGCCAGTGGAAGATCAGCAATCTGCTGCAGGTGATCTGA
- a CDS encoding SDR family oxidoreductase: MASVLVTGASRGIGKAVTVHLAQRGWQVFAGVRRSEDAAQFDATAGVTPLQLDITDTDQVAALQDELPERLDAVVNNAGVAVGAPLEAVPIAELRRQLDVNVVGQIAVAQAVIPRLRDSRGRIVFISSVNGRIAAPMLGPYCASKFALEAAADALRMELRPWRIRVSVVQPAQTATDMWDTAEQAADEMESAMTPGQRVLYAKHVAGFRKMIPISRKMAVPAENVAQVVEKALTDRRPRPRYAVGAGPRLQMALINTLPDGVADVLVRKAFAQP, translated from the coding sequence ATGGCGAGTGTTCTGGTGACCGGGGCGTCCCGGGGTATCGGCAAGGCCGTCACGGTTCATCTGGCGCAGCGCGGCTGGCAGGTGTTCGCCGGCGTGCGCCGCAGCGAGGATGCCGCGCAGTTCGACGCGACGGCTGGGGTGACGCCGCTGCAACTCGACATCACCGATACGGATCAGGTTGCCGCGCTCCAGGATGAGCTGCCCGAACGGCTCGATGCCGTGGTCAACAACGCAGGCGTCGCCGTCGGCGCTCCGCTGGAGGCTGTGCCGATCGCCGAACTGCGTCGCCAGCTCGACGTCAACGTGGTGGGGCAGATCGCGGTGGCGCAGGCCGTGATCCCGCGACTTCGTGACTCCCGGGGGCGAATTGTGTTCATTTCCAGTGTGAATGGCCGCATTGCCGCACCGATGCTGGGTCCGTACTGCGCGTCGAAGTTCGCACTCGAAGCGGCCGCCGATGCACTGCGAATGGAACTGCGGCCGTGGCGCATTCGTGTCAGTGTGGTCCAACCTGCCCAGACCGCAACGGATATGTGGGACACCGCCGAGCAGGCGGCTGACGAGATGGAGTCGGCGATGACGCCCGGCCAGCGGGTGCTGTACGCCAAACACGTTGCGGGCTTTCGCAAGATGATCCCGATATCGCGAAAGATGGCTGTACCCGCGGAAAATGTGGCGCAGGTGGTCGAGAAGGCGCTAACGGATCGACGACCGAGACCCCGTTATGCGGTGGGGGCGGGGCCACGCCTGCAGATGGCACTGATCAACACGCTGCCCGACGGCGTTGCCGACGTGCTGGTGCGCAAAGCTTTCGCGCAACCCTAG